DNA sequence from the Epinephelus fuscoguttatus linkage group LG2, E.fuscoguttatus.final_Chr_v1 genome:
CATGAGAGTTTTCCCTCTCTGCAGGAGAACTCAGGGAAATACATAAATAACAATAAGTACTCACTGTGAGTGTCTGTCCAGCAGTGAGGatgcaggaggaggggatgtGGAAGGAGAGGTCTCCAGAGTCTGGGTACGTCCTCCGCACCACCCAGCCACCTAGTGGCTGCTCCTGGAAACACATAAGAGGGCGAGAAGCAGTTTAATGCAGAATATAATACAGTTCTGTAGAAAGACGTGTCCAAGCTTTAAACAagaaacttaaaaataaaattagggGTGGGAATTGAGTTTCTGGTGTCGTAATTCAGAGCTGATTCTCGATTCAGTGAATAGGAACAAGCTTTTAATCCAGTGCACACCATTTTTAGTCAACTTAAAAACAATATGAAACATAACTGGTCTGACTAAACATGTAAagcacagcagtgtgtgagagCAGAAAAACATCTCAAAGGCACGATTACTGTTATATTGAACCAGTTCTTAAGTCTAAATGGAGTACTCGTGCTCATCCTTAAGTCAAACCCCAGAATAACCCCATCATCCAGCAGCCTCACCGCTTCAGAGTTGTTCTTCAGTCTAACATATTTTCCTTCTATGTCGACCTCTGCTATGCTCACAGCGCCGTGCTCTGTTGAACGACTGGACATTTTATAGGCCGGCGAGCTGCCAGAGGCTCCCTCGTGTTTCCGCTTCTTCCCTCGGAGCCTGCGGCTGCTGTGCTCATGTGACATACGAGGTATAGCTGTGTGCTGGGAGGGGCTCGGTGACAGCTGCAGTCTGACaagaaaatgacatttatttagattttaaaaacttgGAGCAAAAGCACCAGACAGTGAACCAGGACCCAGAGATCTTGATGCCTTGCTTAACTGTCACACAGTGTACATAGATGACGGCCGTACCtctgctcctccacctccagcatCTTCCTGTAGGCGTTGATCTCCATGTCCAGGGCTAGCTTGACATCCAGCAGGTTCTCGTAGTCCTCCAGCTGGGCGTACATCTGGCTCCTCATGTTCAGCAGCTCCTGCTCCTTCTGACCGAGTCTCTGCTGCCAAACCTCACGCTCCCTGTCGAGAGTCCTCTCCAGCTCCTGGAAGCGGCTCTCCAGCACCATTTTCTACCCAAGAAAGGAGAATAATATGAAGACAACTGTTTACTGCTAGACCCAACCTGCACAGATACCTGTACTACAAAGATTACCACAGAACACAAGTATTTTCAGGTtgcagaagaagaacaagaactAGCTCAGCCCCTCTACACCCACCCACTCTACACACAGCCACCTCTAAGTATCATGGGAGTCAGGAATACTGTGGCCTGtggtattttcttattttgtcaaCAGAACTGTTCGTGTTTCCTTACAGACTGCACTCACATCCTTCTGGTACTGCTGGAGCTGGGAGCTGAGGCTCTCCACTCTGAGCTTGGTGGTTTCCAGTTCATCTTTGGTGGATGACGCAGCGTTGTTTTTGTCCAGTACAGCCTGCTGAGCGTTCTGTAACTGCAGTGCAGAAAGGATTCAATCAGATATCAGAAATttcaagtaataaaaaaaaaaaatgcaagaaatTTGTACGCTTTCAAAAAACATTATCTTAaaaaggtccagcgtgtaggatttagggggaagTATTGGCTAAGATGGAATATAGAACAATAAGAGTCACTGTGTTGTCGTTGCCTCAGAATGACATGTCTATATCTACATACGGCGCGGGTCCTTGTCtgcagagatcaccatgttgcaccatcacgtttctacagtagctcagaacagacaaaccaaacactgactctagatagaaccattcatgttttcacatcagccaccgtagttagcagcccttcTGCAACAAGCAATAtcgcaaaaacatttttttccccgtgaatttgctggtttaaatcagcaggtctgtttgttgtggagaggaggagacctctacAGATAATGTGGCTCCCGTCAAAGCTTCCCTGGATGTCTgcatcagaaataaggtgagcatacacttgcaggtgctgggctaacaGCCCGTCTCCAATGTGCAAAACAGCTTTTAAGAAATATTGATTTAtaaaatgaaactgctttactttgtgtttaaatcaccagatctgtttgttttggagaggaggagacctctgaggataattcggctcccagtaaaaacctccctGAACGCCTGGACCAGAAATGAGGTgagcacacacagcaggcaCTGGGCGAGCGGCTCATCTGTGATGTGCCAAACAGCGTAGATTTGTAACCtggaactgctttattcagtgtttttgccagtttttaatcagctggtctgtttgtttcggagacaaagagacgtctgtggataattcagctcctggtaaaaacctcctgaacaatgaaactGGAGCAATTCCAAGAGAAGttccagctggttgcaatcctcaccacgAGACACCACTGCATCCCCGTAAATCTTACACACCGCTTCTTTAAGTTCCACGTCTGTACCTTTGAGCTGTAGTTCCTTTCGATTTCTTCCTTGTACTGCTGCAGCTGAGACTCGTGGTCCTGCCGCAGCTGCTGCATCGTCTCGGCCAGTTTACTCTCAAACTCCCTCCGTCGTCCTGAGTCCACCTCCACCAGACGGCTCTCGTGTCGGCTTCGGATCTCCAACATCTCCTACAAAACAGAAACGACTGTGAGCTGTGCAAGAACTACCCTGACGCGATGCAGACAATTAACACATTAATCTCAGAGGACGACGGGAGCTGGTGGGATTCAAAACTGGGTTGAGGTGAAGGTTTGTGTCTTACTTGCTCGCTGATGTtcctctgtagctccagctGTTCTTTGAGTGTTTGCACCTGGTTCTCCATCTCCACCCTCCTCAGGATCTCAGAGCTCAGCTGGTTCTTTGTGTCTGCCAGTGCACCCTCTACCTGGtgacacccccacccccacccccagcacatacacacagttaaCACATCTTAAAATATCAGCTCATCAAACACTGAATCTATAACATAACTGAAACGCTGACAAGCAGGCATTTTGGTTACGCTACTAGAAAGTTAAGTCATTTTCTCATCCTACATTTGGGGCTTTAAAGGCCCTCAAAAATGGACACCATTACATCCCTCTGTGTGTAACCTAACATGTGTAAATCAAGCTTGACTTCATACATTTTCCAGCTGGCCCTGCAGGTCAGTGAAGTCATCGTTGAGTCTCCTGTTCTCAGACAGCAGCTTAGTGTACTCAGCATCCTTGGAGCTCAGAGACACCTCGAGTTTCCTCCACTGGGCCAACGCATTCGCCAGATCACCCTCCTTCTTCTGGTTCCTGAAGTGGGACAACATCATTATCAGAAGATGACTTAGCTCGTTCTCTCATATCATGCCAAACTTCATTCAAATTTCTGCAGATTTAAGGCTGCATTGGTCACTTTGCAACTGTTAAGTCTCGTCTCAGTGTACGTTGGATTACCAAAACTATATCCCCAAACATACTTCAACCTAAAATCCACTTTGACTGTATTCCTTTAGATTGAGTCAGTCTCCCAAACTATGACTCTCTTCCATCTGTGTTGTCCATTTTGCAAATCCATTTGTTTTCCACATGATAAAAATATCACCAACAGGTAACTAACAAATTTCAACACATACACCTGTTGTGGGTGGGCAGGTGTAAATGTCAAACCAAAGTCTTATTACAGACCAATGCTCAGTTCTGCAAGTGTTTAATTAAAGGCttcagtgaagtgtgaaagcaAGTGTGTCAGTGCTGCAGGAGCTGTGTGAACAAGCAGGAATATTAAGGAGATACCTGCAGCTCGGTGTTTAAATTCACCCCGAATTATAAAGCAGCACCTGAATGTGCTGTGGAAATTTTTTATCTGTGTCCAGCAGGTGCGGGAGTCTCACGCTGTGCAATACtgcctttaaaaaaagcaatttcTGAACGGAGTCTGGTGTAGCAGCTTCCCCAGCACCTGCATGGTGGGACCCGGCTACATCCTAACGCAGCTACCTGGTCTGCAGTTTCCTGTACTCCTCGCAGAGGTTCCCATAGTCGATCTGCAGCCGGGCCCTCTCTCCGGCCAGGACATCCAGGGACTTTCTCACATCGGCCAACTCCTCCTCGTACAGCCGCCGCACGTTGCCCATCTCCCGGCTCTTCGACTCATCTTTCTCCTCCAGCTGAAACAATATAGAAGACCGCTCACTCTCCAGCTCCTGCACCCGCTGGATGTAGTTAGCGAGCCGGTCGTTGAGGTGTCGGAGCTCATCCTTCTCCTGGACCCGGGACAGCCGGGGGCTGGTGCTGGAGGTGGGCAGGCCGGGGTCTGCGCTGCGGCGGCTGGCTGAGCGGCTGGAGCGGCCGCTGGAGGCGGCAGCGGGGGTGGAGGTGGCAGAGGCCATGATGGTGGTGGACTAGGCACTTCTGTAGTCCGGGTCCACAGCTGGTCCAGATACTTTAGTCGAGTcctaaacacacatatacaactGTGGGCCGCAGGGAGGTGACGGTACACCCATCCGATCCAACGTGATGTTAATGAATTACAGTCTCATTAAATCTCTCCTGTAAAGTTCATCCGTTCATCACAGCTCAGGTAAAACACGGATCTGATCCTCCGCTCGTGATAAGTTGCCTTTGTCCTGTAATAAAATGTCCACAGCTGAAATTAATCACATTTGACGAGTTGACGCACTGAGAACAAGTGAAGAGCACCTCGCGACAAGTGACCCTAAATACAGCAATACGTTTCCGGGtgagattttcaaaataaaacagtttgacaGATGGAAACTACCAATGAGAAAATCAATATACcaaagggactgtttgttatttataaagGGAGAGGGGGTggtgcaatatttttttaagcactacGGCGggacttatgttttttattttggctcagGGTAGGGGCATACACATTTAAATagtcattgttttatttattttacagctgatctttaaataaatacaacaatgcCTTACAAACCAGAATTTGAGAAATATGAACTTTCCAAAATCACACTGTGTATCGTGGCCagaatctgtaaaaaaaattattgttgtaattttcacatttctgactgtccttgtgcaacaaacgcttctgtcagaaaacaaacaaaaccaactCTGAGCTTAAaacagtgatatttcatcaaaatcgcTTTATTTtacatctcatttaaaatttggccaaaaataaactgtcggacaaactaaccagcatgcacaacaaGGCTTTTTGTAAAGTCCAGGATTTTGTCTacaacttttaacttttcactttcaaacatcaaaaggtAAGTTTTAAATATCTAATGACTCATTTATGGTGGTGGGAGagtcatgcattttccaccagtcactcGGGGAAGTTATAAAAAGCAAAAtcaaccaaataaacaaaaaactaaGCCACACTCCAGCCACCCCCTCCtttgataagtaaagaacagtcccttagagAATGGAATTATATTTAGTTTGCAAAGTAACCTCATAGTAACATATAGCATATTATTGTCACCATGGGCTTTACACCTATCTTGAGGATGTCTACCATGTTACAATAATAGATACATAACTGTTATGGTACATTCTTTCCCATGTACAATCAAATATTAATTTGTTGGCTTGAAATCCACAGGCCATAAAGCACATTGACTTTTGTACATTCACAAAGATAAAATTGCCCAGTTACTATGATGCAGAAGCATATAAAATACAGTATTAAATCAGCTGGGACTGGTGGGAGATCATTACACATAAATAACAATACAAACCAGAAGAactatatttacttttttacgctacattagacatttttttctgcatgctGCTGCGTATAAAAGACAGATTATATTTCACAAATGAAAACTATAATCTCAGCGAGTTAAACCCTGTAAATTCCATGTTTTATGAGCCATTTAGTTtggtacattattctatgctatAAACCAGTACTGCTGTTAAGTAagtaaataacaaaacaatgaaaGATGGAACAGATGATGTAATCAATAACATAAAAGGCAGTAGAAGAAACAAGATTTTTATAAGGAAAGAGAAAGATGGAAACTAGTACTACTGTATGATTTGTCCttcctgggctactgtagaaacaacatggcgaacTTGTGGAAGAAGGTtaccaaagagcatggataccaagaggcgaagctcaatagaacgccccatagcaacagactcgcccatggtttcgtcctaccgccgccattttggactgtcagcagacccgcttgcatacaaaaacacacagacagacttaAGTATAttgctattaattatgcttacaatgctactcacctcgtgatagcttggtcacagttgctttttcacgtttttgtaaagcaaaatatagactttaaaaaaacaaaacgaggagaaacggcctagatggcatctctacatattacatccacttatgagaggattaacttaattactccatcaaaatcaccccataa
Encoded proteins:
- the lmnl3 gene encoding lamin L3 isoform X1, with the translated sequence MASATSTPAAASSGRSSRSASRRSADPGLPTSSTSPRLSRVQEKDELRHLNDRLANYIQRVQELESERSSILFQLEEKDESKSREMGNVRRLYEEELADVRKSLDVLAGERARLQIDYGNLCEEYRKLQTRNQKKEGDLANALAQWRKLEVSLSSKDAEYTKLLSENRRLNDDFTDLQGQLENVEGALADTKNQLSSEILRRVEMENQVQTLKEQLELQRNISEQEMLEIRSRHESRLVEVDSGRRREFESKLAETMQQLRQDHESQLQQYKEEIERNYSSKLQNAQQAVLDKNNAASSTKDELETTKLRVESLSSQLQQYQKDKMVLESRFQELERTLDREREVWQQRLGQKEQELLNMRSQMYAQLEDYENLLDVKLALDMEINAYRKMLEVEEQRLQLSPSPSQHTAIPRMSHEHSSRRLRGKKRKHEGASGSSPAYKMSSRSTEHGAVSIAEVDIEGKYVRLKNNSEAEQPLGGWVVRRTYPDSGDLSFHIPSSCILTAGQTLTIWAAGAEAEADSGDLILQGHRSWGPVTDVRVILLNPNHEEMAERRVCMQHRGDEETELDFDEELVAGSEIQHFRRQPKRKKKKCCSVS
- the lmnl3 gene encoding lamin L3 isoform X2, which encodes MASATSTPAAASSGRSSRSASRRSADPGLPTSSTSPRLSRVQEKDELRHLNDRLANYIQRVQELESERSSILFQLEEKDESKSREMGNVRRLYEEELADVRKSLDVLAGERARLQIDYGNLCEEYRKLQTRNQKKEGDLANALAQWRKLEVSLSSKDAEYTKLLSENRRLNDDFTDLQGQLENVEGALADTKNQLSSEILRRVEMENQVQTLKEQLELQRNISEQEMLEIRSRHESRLVEVDSGRRREFESKLAETMQQLRQDHESQLQQYKEEIERNYSSKLQNAQQAVLDKNNAASSTKDELETTKLRVESLSSQLQQYQKDKMVLESRFQELERTLDREREVWQQRLGQKEQELLNMRSQMYAQLEDYENLLDVKLALDMEINAYRKMLEVEEQRLQLSPSPSQHTAIPRMSHEHSSRRLRGKKRKHEGASGSSPAYKMSSRSTEHGAVSIAEVDIEGKYVRLKNNSEAEQPLGGWVVRRTYPDSGDLSFHIPSSCILTAGQTLTIWAAGAEAEADSGDLILQGHRSWGPVTDVRVILLNPNHEEMAERRVCMQHRGDEETELDFDEELVAGSEIQHFRRQDLSKGESCAVM